In Chryseobacterium lactis, a single genomic region encodes these proteins:
- a CDS encoding S9 family peptidase codes for MKLYKFSLLILVLGSSAFAQTQKFTMAEAVNGMRTNLAVKNISQFSWSADGKSYIQSVKGGYLVTDLKTNKQDTLVSLTQLNKQFSNDKLKAVPQIKFAGTSQGYFNNGGKMFWIEKSGSDWKVKNSATVDQDAANVKMFGDGQTFAFTAKNNLFVNKNGKTIAVTNEANENIISGQAVHRNEFGIDTGIFPAPNSESVAFYKMDQSMVADYPIIDWSVTPAVSHNIKYPMAGQTSHQVTLGVFNIKNQTTTFLKIEGEKDQYLTAVTWSPDSKYIFVGVLNRGQNHMKMNQYDAVTGELVKTLFEEKDSKYVEPQHPLTFFPNSNTDFIWQSQRTGYNHLFHYSLEKGLVAQITKGDWLVTDILGFNEKKKEIFFTSTKETPLERHLYKINWANFKMQRLDDAPGMHIGTLSSDGNYLFDAYSNANSPRVGNIINTNNLKSTNILTSENPLKNYQRPEIKNVELKADDGTPLYGKIILPTNFDPNKKYPTIVYLYNGPHLQLITNSFPASGNLWYEYMAQNGYIIFTMDGRGSSNRGMKFEQAVFRNLGTTEMNDQMKGVEYLKSLPYVNADKMGIHGWSFGGFMTTSFMLRKPDVFKVGVAGGPVIEWNMYEIMYGERYMDTPQENPQGYATANLLDKVQNLKGKLLMIHGAQDDVVVWQHSIKFIKAAVDNGVQLDYFAYPGHPHNVIGKDRVHLMQKITDYFDLYLKK; via the coding sequence ATGAAATTATATAAATTTTCTTTATTGATACTGGTTTTGGGCAGCTCAGCATTTGCTCAGACCCAAAAATTTACTATGGCGGAGGCTGTAAATGGGATGAGAACCAATCTTGCAGTGAAAAATATTTCACAATTTTCATGGTCTGCAGACGGAAAATCGTATATCCAATCGGTGAAAGGAGGATATTTGGTTACAGATTTGAAAACCAATAAACAAGACACCCTGGTTTCTTTAACCCAGCTGAATAAACAATTTTCAAATGATAAGCTGAAAGCAGTTCCACAGATTAAGTTTGCAGGAACCTCCCAGGGTTATTTCAATAACGGTGGCAAAATGTTCTGGATTGAAAAATCAGGAAGTGACTGGAAAGTAAAAAACTCAGCCACAGTAGATCAGGATGCGGCTAATGTAAAAATGTTCGGGGACGGTCAGACTTTTGCCTTTACAGCAAAGAACAATTTATTTGTTAATAAAAACGGTAAAACGATTGCGGTAACCAATGAGGCTAATGAAAATATCATCAGCGGACAAGCGGTTCACCGTAATGAATTCGGAATTGATACCGGAATTTTTCCTGCTCCCAACTCAGAAAGTGTAGCTTTCTATAAAATGGATCAGAGTATGGTCGCAGATTACCCGATCATTGACTGGTCAGTAACTCCGGCCGTTAGCCACAACATTAAATATCCGATGGCAGGTCAAACTTCTCATCAGGTAACTTTAGGGGTTTTCAATATTAAAAATCAAACAACCACTTTCTTAAAAATTGAAGGTGAAAAAGATCAATATTTAACAGCCGTTACCTGGAGCCCGGATTCAAAATATATTTTTGTAGGCGTCTTAAACAGAGGTCAGAATCATATGAAAATGAATCAATATGATGCTGTGACAGGAGAATTGGTGAAAACCTTATTCGAAGAAAAAGACAGTAAATATGTTGAACCACAGCATCCGCTTACTTTCTTTCCAAATTCCAATACAGACTTCATCTGGCAAAGTCAGAGAACCGGTTATAACCATCTTTTCCACTACAGCCTGGAAAAAGGACTTGTAGCACAGATTACAAAAGGAGACTGGTTGGTAACGGATATCTTAGGTTTTAATGAAAAGAAAAAAGAAATTTTCTTTACGTCAACAAAAGAAACACCTTTAGAAAGACATTTATATAAGATCAATTGGGCTAATTTCAAAATGCAGAGACTGGATGATGCTCCGGGAATGCACATCGGAACATTGAGTAGTGACGGAAATTATTTGTTTGATGCATACAGCAATGCAAACTCGCCGAGAGTTGGTAATATTATCAATACAAACAATTTAAAATCTACCAATATTCTTACTTCTGAAAATCCATTAAAGAATTATCAGAGACCGGAAATTAAAAATGTAGAGTTAAAAGCAGACGACGGTACACCTTTATATGGAAAGATCATTCTTCCAACGAATTTTGATCCTAATAAAAAATACCCGACAATCGTTTATTTGTACAACGGGCCACACCTACAATTGATAACCAACTCTTTCCCGGCTTCCGGAAACCTTTGGTATGAATACATGGCACAAAACGGATATATTATTTTCACAATGGACGGAAGAGGATCTTCCAACCGTGGGATGAAGTTTGAGCAGGCTGTTTTCAGAAACCTGGGAACAACGGAAATGAACGATCAGATGAAAGGTGTGGAATATTTAAAATCTCTTCCTTACGTAAATGCTGATAAAATGGGAATTCACGGATGGAGCTTCGGAGGATTTATGACTACAAGTTTCATGCTTCGTAAGCCGGATGTCTTTAAAGTAGGCGTTGCAGGAGGGCCTGTTATCGAATGGAATATGTACGAAATCATGTATGGTGAAAGATATATGGATACGCCACAGGAAAATCCACAGGGATATGCAACAGCTAATCTTCTGGACAAAGTTCAGAACCTGAAAGGAAAGCTATTGATGATCCATGGAGCGCAGGATGACGTTGTAGTTTGGCAACATTCTATTAAGTTCATCAAAGCAGCCGTTGATAACGGAGTACAGCTTGATTATTTTGCTTACCCAGGACACCCGCACAATGTGATCGGAAAAGACAGAGTTCACCTGATGCAGAAAATCACAGATTATTTTGATCTGTATCTGAAGAAATAA